Part of the Shewanella eurypsychrophilus genome is shown below.
AGGTTTAGTTGCGACTGCAGTTTTAGCGGCATTATCAGGTTGTGGTAGTGATAACGATGACAACAAAGAAGTTGTTCTGCCTACTACATGTGCTGAAGCGGGTGAAGCTTGTACAATTTTCACCGTACTTCACACTAACGATAACCATGGCCGCTTCTTTGAAAACAAATATGGCGAGTATGGAATGGCGGCGCGTAAGACGCTGATCGACCAGATCCGTGCCGAAGTTGAGTCAAATGGTGGCGAAACCATCTTACTTTCTGGTGGTGATATCAACACAGGTGTACCTGAGTCAGACTTGCAAGATGCACGTCCGGATTTCGTTGGTATGAACCTAATTGGTTATGATGCGATGGCAGTGGGTAACCACGAGTTTGATAACCCATTATCAGTTGTTGATATGCAGCGTGAACTGGCTAACTTCCCGATGTTAGCGGCTAACATCTATGACAAAGTCTCAGGTGCTCGTTATTTCGAACCATACAAGGTATTCGATGTTAACGGTCTTCGCATCGCGGTTGTCGGTCTGACAACTGAAGATACAGCCAAAATTGGTAACCCTGAATTCATCAGCGGTCTCGAATTTACCGACCCACAAGAAGAACTTAAGAAAGTTATTCAAGATATTAAAGATGCCGATGTGGCTGACTTGATTTTCGCGACGACTCACATGGGCCACTTTGCCGATGCGGTTAGCGGCAGCAACGCACCTGGTGATGTTGCTCTGGCTCGTGCTATGACTCCTGGTGACTTAGCAGCAGTGATCGGTGGACACTCCCAGAACCCAGTTTGTATGGAAGGTGATGCATACGATCCTGAGTTCACACCTGGTGGCGAATGTAAGCCAGATGTGCAGAACGGCACGTTCATCATGCAGGCTCACGAGTGGGGTAAGTATGTTGGCCAAGCTAATTTTGAATACTTCAATGATGAGCTACATTTAGCCAGCTACAAGTTGATCCCTGTTAACTTGAAGAAGAAGAACGAAGAGGGCGAGCGTGTCCTTATCGGTGAAGCAATCACGCCTGATGCTACCGTGCTTGAAATTATGCAGCAGTACCAAAATGTCGGTCAGGAAGAGCTTCTTGAAGTTATCGGTACTACCGATGGCAAACTTGAAGGAGACCGTGGCGTTGTTCGTACACAACAGACTA
Proteins encoded:
- the ushA gene encoding bifunctional UDP-sugar hydrolase/5'-nucleotidase UshA, which encodes MTNKLIKGLVATAVLAALSGCGSDNDDNKEVVLPTTCAEAGEACTIFTVLHTNDNHGRFFENKYGEYGMAARKTLIDQIRAEVESNGGETILLSGGDINTGVPESDLQDARPDFVGMNLIGYDAMAVGNHEFDNPLSVVDMQRELANFPMLAANIYDKVSGARYFEPYKVFDVNGLRIAVVGLTTEDTAKIGNPEFISGLEFTDPQEELKKVIQDIKDADVADLIFATTHMGHFADAVSGSNAPGDVALARAMTPGDLAAVIGGHSQNPVCMEGDAYDPEFTPGGECKPDVQNGTFIMQAHEWGKYVGQANFEYFNDELHLASYKLIPVNLKKKNEEGERVLIGEAITPDATVLEIMQQYQNVGQEELLEVIGTTDGKLEGDRGVVRTQQTNMGRLIAEAQRTKVDADFAVMNSGGVRDSIEAGEITYKDVLTVQPFGNSITLSTMTGAEITEYLNVVATVDIGVEGSGAYPQLVGIKMDVDCEAKTVAINDINGKGFAADAMYSFTVPSFNAAGGDGYPVLAPVMTGYVDAEVMYTYIKDIGDIMVADFAPVASDIQFLNSNSTLACQR